The Shewanella japonica genome has a window encoding:
- a CDS encoding methyltransferase domain-containing protein, whose product MTFKNPVAEKFSQAAKCYKQHDVLQRRTAEKLLTHQILSGDIVDIGCGPGTDFTLVNPQQIQIKQVMAVDLSSEMLAMVKQDFPDYHTLCADAAALPLSANQFNGLYSNLVLQWCEDLPAVLSEFYRILKPGAHCLISIVSAGSLPELSKLGLGHNDFSHFDDIVAQANKHHWQIENAEHCSESLYFTDLRTLLYSIKGVGASVKSHQQTQSKEKQGSVSLRGRQDWLALTEKAESLRVEQGIPLTYQITYLHLIKK is encoded by the coding sequence ATGACTTTTAAAAATCCAGTAGCTGAAAAGTTTTCTCAAGCGGCCAAATGTTATAAACAGCATGATGTGTTGCAAAGAAGAACAGCAGAAAAATTACTGACGCACCAAATTTTATCTGGAGATATTGTTGATATTGGCTGTGGTCCTGGTACTGATTTTACTTTAGTTAACCCACAGCAAATTCAAATCAAGCAGGTAATGGCGGTTGACTTGTCATCGGAAATGCTAGCAATGGTGAAGCAAGATTTTCCTGATTACCATACGCTATGTGCCGATGCTGCAGCATTACCGCTTAGTGCCAATCAATTTAATGGTTTGTATTCAAACTTAGTATTGCAGTGGTGTGAAGACTTACCCGCAGTGCTAAGTGAGTTTTATCGTATATTAAAGCCAGGTGCTCATTGCTTAATTAGTATTGTGTCTGCGGGCAGTTTACCTGAATTAAGCAAATTGGGGCTGGGGCACAATGATTTTTCTCATTTTGATGACATCGTCGCTCAAGCAAATAAGCACCACTGGCAGATTGAAAACGCTGAGCATTGCAGTGAGAGTTTATATTTTACAGACTTACGCACTTTATTGTATTCCATCAAAGGAGTTGGGGCGTCAGTTAAGTCACATCAGCAAACTCAGTCTAAAGAAAAGCAAGGCTCAGTGAGTTTACGAGGCCGCCAAGACTGGCTTGCACTGACTGAGAAAGCGGAATCACTGAGAGTTGAGCAAGGTATTCCACTGACATACCAAATTACCTACTTACATTTGATTAAAAAATAA
- the bioD gene encoding dethiobiotin synthase — MLYFVTGTDTDSGKTLVSSALLHAANGSTIGVKPIASGCEQTSQGLRNSDALALIAQSSIKLEYSQINPVSFEPAIAPHIAANAQGVKLTAQGVVKSLPLAALLSADFSLIEGAGGWRLPLGNGEFLSDSVKRLNSNNELGVILVVGMKLGCLNHALLTQEAVVADGLKIAGWVANQVDPNMANQQENLASLQQIMSAPFLGYIPHLSQPSAAQAAKFITLTNLL; from the coding sequence ATGCTCTATTTTGTCACAGGTACAGATACTGATAGTGGTAAAACATTAGTTTCTTCAGCATTGCTGCATGCCGCTAATGGCTCAACCATAGGTGTAAAACCGATAGCTTCAGGTTGTGAACAAACGTCCCAAGGGCTGAGAAATAGCGACGCATTAGCGTTAATCGCTCAATCCAGTATTAAACTTGAATATTCGCAGATTAATCCTGTTTCATTTGAACCTGCCATCGCGCCACACATTGCAGCAAACGCGCAAGGGGTCAAGTTAACCGCGCAAGGGGTTGTGAAGTCATTACCTTTGGCGGCGCTATTGAGTGCAGACTTTAGCTTGATTGAAGGTGCGGGTGGTTGGCGATTACCCCTTGGCAATGGTGAGTTCTTGTCAGACTCAGTGAAGCGATTAAACTCAAACAACGAGTTAGGTGTTATTTTGGTGGTTGGGATGAAATTAGGCTGTTTGAATCATGCATTGTTAACTCAAGAAGCTGTGGTGGCTGATGGGTTAAAGATAGCGGGTTGGGTTGCGAATCAAGTCGATCCTAACATGGCTAATCAGCAAGAAAATTTAGCCAGTTTACAGCAAATAATGTCGGCTCCATTTCTGGGCTATATTCCTCATTTAAGTCAGCCAAGTGCAGCACAGGCAGCAAAGTTTATTACACTCACTAATCTACTGTAA
- a CDS encoding AAA family ATPase: MNKVIIFGNSGSGKSTLACALAKRHQLSHLDLDTIAWQASNPPTRLPLEQSKLHIQSFLDKYTNWVIEGCYADLLALVAPFAEEAIFLNLPVSECVDNAKRRPWEPHKYPDKQAQDANLPMLIDWIGQYTTREDTFSLSAHERLYRDVKATKMMFKSNVSARVLLDNMTS, encoded by the coding sequence ATGAACAAAGTTATTATTTTCGGTAATTCAGGCTCAGGTAAATCGACGTTGGCTTGTGCCTTAGCAAAGCGTCACCAGCTTTCTCACTTAGATTTAGACACCATTGCGTGGCAAGCATCTAATCCACCCACTCGATTACCCCTCGAACAATCTAAGCTTCATATTCAATCATTTTTAGACAAGTATACAAATTGGGTGATTGAAGGCTGCTATGCTGACTTATTAGCATTAGTTGCTCCTTTTGCTGAAGAAGCTATTTTTCTAAACCTGCCAGTTAGTGAATGTGTTGATAATGCAAAGCGACGTCCATGGGAGCCGCACAAATATCCTGACAAACAAGCGCAAGATGCTAATTTGCCAATGTTAATTGATTGGATTGGCCAATATACGACTCGAGAAGATACCTTTTCACTGTCAGCGCACGAGCGTTTATATCGTGACGTGAAAGCCACGAAAATGATGTTTAAATCCAATGTGAGCGCTCGCGTGTTACTCGACAATATGACTTCATAG
- a CDS encoding efflux RND transporter periplasmic adaptor subunit encodes MGCETPEPVITPKLVVVEQVDTATVPLFGNYVGVTKASLDVEVRARVDGFVQDKSFIEGSAIKEGDLLYSIDNRPYLAVVNRLKANVESQQSVLDKSQRDVERLKPLYEQDAASQLDFDNAISILSQARSSLAASKAELEEAELELSYTQITSPISGLVSRSEVDIGALVGSNGQSLLTRVKQVDPIYVTFNMSALDYLNARRRMTSYSEQQEAEAEGKAVEGFVTITLPDDSEYRYLGNVRFTDPSVNPETGTFEVRAELPNPNRELLPGQYTNVRIKLNEMKDAIVIPQKATQVEQGGVYVMVVLPNNKVERRFIVIEHQSQLGVVVKSGLKAGELVIVEGMHRVRHGQLAEPLTAEQYLKKEDAIEKEQALQQQILEQEQEQK; translated from the coding sequence ATGGGTTGTGAAACCCCAGAACCTGTTATCACACCCAAATTGGTTGTGGTTGAACAAGTGGATACGGCAACGGTGCCTTTATTCGGTAATTATGTCGGTGTAACCAAGGCATCACTCGATGTTGAGGTTAGGGCGCGTGTCGATGGTTTTGTACAGGATAAAAGCTTTATTGAAGGGAGTGCCATTAAAGAAGGCGACTTACTTTACAGTATTGATAATCGACCTTATTTGGCTGTGGTAAACCGTTTAAAAGCGAATGTGGAGTCTCAGCAGTCTGTTTTAGATAAGTCTCAACGAGATGTTGAACGTTTAAAGCCTTTGTATGAGCAAGATGCTGCTAGCCAATTAGATTTTGATAATGCGATTTCGATATTGTCTCAGGCTCGTTCAAGTCTTGCAGCAAGTAAAGCAGAGCTTGAAGAAGCTGAGCTTGAGTTAAGTTATACCCAAATTACCTCACCAATTTCAGGATTAGTGAGCCGCTCCGAAGTTGATATCGGGGCATTGGTTGGCAGTAATGGCCAGTCTTTATTGACCCGTGTTAAACAGGTTGATCCAATCTATGTGACTTTTAATATGTCAGCATTAGATTACCTCAATGCTCGCCGACGCATGACCAGTTATTCTGAGCAACAAGAAGCAGAAGCAGAAGGTAAAGCGGTTGAAGGTTTTGTCACTATCACCTTGCCTGATGACAGTGAATATCGATACTTAGGTAATGTTCGCTTTACTGACCCATCAGTAAACCCTGAAACGGGCACTTTTGAAGTGCGAGCAGAGTTACCAAACCCCAATAGAGAACTTCTACCTGGCCAATACACCAATGTGCGCATCAAGTTGAATGAAATGAAAGATGCCATCGTGATCCCTCAAAAAGCAACGCAAGTTGAGCAAGGAGGCGTGTATGTCATGGTGGTATTACCAAATAATAAAGTCGAACGCAGATTCATTGTGATTGAACACCAAAGCCAACTAGGTGTAGTGGTTAAGAGTGGCTTAAAAGCGGGTGAATTAGTCATTGTCGAAGGCATGCATCGTGTTCGACATGGCCAACTCGCAGAGCCGTTAACTGCAGAACAATATCTAAAAAAAGAAGATGCAATTGAAAAAGAGCAAGCGCTTCAGCAACAGATATTGGAACAAGAACAGGAGCAAAAATAA
- a CDS encoding efflux RND transporter permease subunit, with product MAQFFVNRPVYACVISIVIVLLGLISMFQLPIDQYPYITPPQVKVSASYPGATSTTAAESVATPLEQELNGLPNMIYMSSKSTNSGSANVTITFDVGTNPDLAAVDVQNSTQQATGSLPIDVQTEGVSVSKEASVELLKLALTSTDERFDEIYLSNYGTINIESALKRIPGVGRVRNTGSRSYSMRVWLRPDTMAGYGLTTADVISAIKAQNKESPAGTIGSQPNSDALSMTLPITAAGRMSSVPQFKEIIVRANNDGSIVRLRDIADIELGSSAYTLQSQLNGANATILQVYLLPGANALEVTKNVKKEMTKLAEKFPQGMNWEVFFDASVFIENSIDEVVKTLVEALILVILVVFLFLQNVRATLIPAIAVPVSLIGTLAAMLAFGFTINTVSLLALVLAIGIVVDDAIVVVENVERLMNEKGLSSVEATRVAMKELSGALVATSLVLAAVFVPVSFLSGITGIMYREFAVAITVAVLISTVVALTLSPALCALLLKPGDKPSSGFFKWMNDKLDMSTTKYVSLVALTTKHAKRSYLLFALMVGGVYFIMTSLPSSFMPDEDQGRFFIDMSLPDGATVNRSQAVLKKAESHVLAHPAVAYSFTLAGENKRSGSNQANGQFEVILKPWAERAESDATVQKVMKDIQGSLQDILEADFNIYLPSAVPGLGNGSGVEMELQDTSGTNFKGLTETADELIEALKLQPEIAKASLSLQSAIPQLHLTVDEAKAMAIGVNVADIYSTIKTFTDSSTVNDFNLFGRVYRVKVQAEEQYRQFPEQIKDYYVRSASGAMVPIGVLAKYEYSVGPAAVTHYNLFSSVSINATPAQGYASGDVIKAIERVAKPMLPNEFSYEWTGITFQEVQSANQTSIAVALAMLFVFLFLAALYESWTIPIAVLLIAPIAMLGAALGTLVSGMESNLFFQVAFIALIGMAAKNSILIVEFANQLHKEGKSRIDAALEAANMRFRPILMTSMAFILGVLPLVLSVGPGAVSRQSISIPILCGMVFATTIGIVMVPLFFVTTVGWFKSKVSNETKSNPVQKVQNTDTNEEGNHA from the coding sequence ATGGCTCAGTTTTTTGTTAATCGCCCCGTTTATGCATGCGTAATATCAATCGTTATTGTGTTGCTTGGCCTTATTTCCATGTTTCAATTGCCTATTGACCAATACCCTTATATTACGCCACCTCAGGTGAAAGTATCGGCATCTTATCCCGGTGCAACGTCTACTACCGCTGCAGAATCTGTTGCCACGCCACTTGAGCAAGAGCTCAATGGCTTACCTAACATGATTTATATGAGTTCAAAAAGTACTAATTCAGGAAGTGCCAATGTCACAATAACTTTTGATGTTGGAACCAATCCTGACTTGGCTGCTGTTGATGTTCAAAATTCGACTCAACAAGCTACAGGTAGTTTGCCAATTGATGTGCAAACGGAAGGCGTTTCTGTGTCAAAAGAAGCCTCTGTTGAATTATTAAAGCTTGCGTTGACTTCAACTGATGAACGCTTTGACGAAATTTACCTCAGTAACTACGGCACAATTAACATTGAGTCTGCATTAAAACGTATTCCAGGTGTCGGTCGTGTTCGTAATACTGGTTCGCGCAGTTATTCAATGCGGGTGTGGTTACGACCTGACACTATGGCAGGTTATGGGTTAACGACTGCTGATGTTATTAGTGCAATTAAAGCGCAAAACAAAGAGTCGCCAGCTGGCACTATTGGCTCTCAGCCTAATAGTGATGCGCTTAGTATGACATTACCTATTACCGCTGCGGGCCGTATGAGTAGCGTTCCTCAGTTTAAAGAAATCATAGTCAGAGCTAATAATGATGGCTCTATCGTTCGCTTGCGGGATATTGCCGATATTGAACTTGGCTCCTCTGCTTATACATTACAATCTCAATTAAATGGCGCTAACGCGACCATTTTACAAGTGTATTTATTACCAGGAGCCAATGCGCTAGAGGTCACTAAAAACGTTAAAAAAGAAATGACGAAACTGGCTGAAAAATTCCCTCAAGGTATGAATTGGGAAGTCTTTTTTGATGCGTCTGTCTTTATTGAAAACTCAATTGATGAAGTGGTTAAAACCCTAGTAGAAGCGCTTATTTTGGTTATCTTAGTGGTGTTTTTATTCTTACAAAATGTGCGAGCCACTTTAATTCCTGCGATTGCTGTACCTGTGTCCCTGATTGGCACATTGGCAGCAATGTTAGCTTTTGGTTTTACGATAAATACGGTGAGTTTATTAGCGCTGGTATTGGCCATCGGTATTGTGGTGGATGATGCCATTGTGGTGGTTGAAAATGTTGAGCGGTTAATGAACGAGAAGGGCCTATCATCGGTTGAAGCGACTCGCGTTGCGATGAAGGAATTATCAGGGGCGCTAGTGGCTACGAGTCTTGTGCTGGCTGCTGTTTTTGTGCCTGTTTCATTTTTATCTGGAATCACAGGGATCATGTATCGTGAATTTGCGGTTGCGATTACGGTCGCAGTGCTGATTTCTACAGTGGTTGCCTTAACACTGTCACCTGCATTATGTGCGTTATTGTTAAAACCTGGCGATAAGCCGAGCTCTGGTTTTTTCAAGTGGATGAACGATAAACTTGATATGAGTACCACCAAATACGTATCGCTGGTGGCGTTGACAACCAAGCATGCTAAACGCAGTTATTTACTGTTTGCATTGATGGTTGGTGGGGTTTATTTCATTATGACGTCTTTACCGTCAAGTTTTATGCCTGATGAAGATCAAGGCCGCTTTTTCATTGATATGTCCTTGCCTGACGGTGCAACGGTTAATCGCTCTCAAGCTGTACTTAAAAAAGCTGAATCTCATGTTTTAGCTCATCCCGCGGTGGCATATTCATTTACGCTAGCAGGGGAAAATAAACGTTCAGGCTCAAATCAGGCGAATGGACAATTTGAAGTTATTCTTAAACCTTGGGCTGAAAGAGCAGAGTCAGATGCTACAGTCCAAAAAGTGATGAAAGACATTCAAGGCTCACTTCAAGATATCTTAGAGGCGGACTTTAATATTTATCTTCCTTCTGCTGTTCCGGGCTTAGGTAACGGCTCAGGTGTTGAAATGGAGTTGCAAGATACATCTGGTACCAATTTTAAAGGGTTAACTGAAACAGCAGATGAACTGATAGAAGCATTAAAACTTCAACCAGAAATCGCTAAAGCTAGTTTGTCACTACAAAGTGCAATTCCACAACTGCATTTGACTGTTGATGAAGCAAAAGCGATGGCCATTGGCGTGAATGTGGCAGATATCTACAGCACGATTAAAACATTTACTGATTCATCTACCGTAAATGACTTTAATTTATTTGGCAGAGTCTACCGAGTGAAGGTTCAGGCAGAAGAGCAATATCGTCAGTTTCCAGAGCAAATTAAAGATTACTATGTACGCTCGGCATCCGGCGCTATGGTGCCCATTGGTGTGTTAGCCAAATATGAATACTCAGTTGGACCTGCTGCAGTGACCCATTATAACTTATTCAGTAGTGTCTCGATTAATGCTACGCCTGCACAAGGGTATGCCTCGGGCGATGTGATTAAAGCGATTGAACGAGTAGCAAAACCAATGCTGCCAAATGAGTTTAGTTATGAATGGACTGGTATTACGTTCCAAGAAGTACAATCTGCAAATCAAACGAGTATTGCGGTCGCCTTGGCCATGTTATTTGTCTTTTTGTTTTTAGCAGCACTGTATGAAAGCTGGACAATCCCGATTGCTGTACTGCTAATTGCCCCCATTGCAATGTTGGGAGCGGCACTGGGCACCTTAGTGAGTGGTATGGAAAGTAACTTGTTTTTCCAAGTGGCCTTTATCGCCTTGATTGGTATGGCAGCTAAAAACTCAATCTTAATTGTGGAATTTGCGAATCAATTACATAAAGAGGGCAAAAGTCGAATTGATGCAGCGTTAGAGGCTGCCAATATGCGCTTTAGACCAATCTTAATGACCTCAATGGCATTTATTCTAGGGGTATTACCTTTGGTTCTGTCTGTTGGCCCAGGAGCTGTGAGTAGGCAAAGCATTTCTATTCCAATTTTATGTGGGATGGTGTTTGCGACAACCATAGGTATTGTCATGGTGCCGTTATTTTTCGTCACGACAGTGGGTTGGTTTAAATCTAAAGTCTCAAATGAAACCAAGT